The following proteins are encoded in a genomic region of Opitutaceae bacterium:
- a CDS encoding TonB-dependent receptor, whose product MKQWIFAGVALLIPSDALFAQGLPVTELPDLWVYSPRVALQEPTATFAMPVTALRFEPIVDVQSRNLAEGQADVAIRGGTFENTGFKLGALSMYDAMTGHYFAEIPVAPQFLGAPTVLTGSENALRSWNATSGTVAYPWRRIKTGGGATLSIGDFATHRIEGYQGWVLPNKFLGRTVAFDASIATSRSDGSRPFGEHAFDRSNGRIQLSAEDSQTDLFYGYQSKQFGWPNLYVPYRNVFETESLQTVLALLNHRQELGGGDFFSAGAYYRRNKDHYVFNRAEAGAYNPAFGTFPSRHTSYTWGTGFEGQWTQGEVRWLVSGTGVADKIRSTSLNFGRYRARDQYRVVVAPERTWATDNGRSTTIQAGLAWDDSNRGGSTFSPVAKLTLAGLAPDKGLHSLYASYSRSNQLPTYFALNSRATSGLFRGNPNLGRQISQNLEIGATVGRGVWTGNVAVFARRDDDLVDWTYSASATNARTANAVDIDNAGFEAVLRRTGARLDLVLSYSALTKDPDYGIANVDASFYALNYPKHRATAAVTWRIGGGFEARIDNEWRIQEPNTLRGSSRDAFLSSVGLYYAPPAVKGLRLAAEVENLWNDEFEEVPAVPAARRQASLGVSYSW is encoded by the coding sequence ATGAAACAATGGATTTTCGCTGGTGTTGCACTCTTAATTCCCTCGGACGCTCTCTTTGCACAAGGCCTTCCAGTGACGGAACTTCCCGATCTCTGGGTCTATTCCCCGCGGGTGGCACTCCAGGAACCGACCGCAACCTTCGCGATGCCGGTGACGGCGTTGCGCTTCGAACCGATCGTGGATGTCCAGTCACGGAATCTCGCCGAGGGTCAGGCCGATGTGGCGATCCGGGGAGGCACGTTTGAGAACACCGGCTTCAAGCTCGGGGCCCTTTCCATGTACGACGCCATGACGGGACACTATTTCGCCGAGATCCCCGTCGCTCCGCAGTTTCTTGGCGCGCCAACTGTTCTCACTGGGTCGGAGAACGCCCTTCGCAGTTGGAATGCCACCTCCGGTACGGTTGCGTACCCGTGGCGAAGGATCAAGACGGGCGGCGGCGCCACTTTGAGCATTGGAGATTTCGCTACCCACCGTATCGAGGGCTACCAAGGGTGGGTTCTTCCAAACAAATTCCTTGGCCGCACGGTTGCCTTTGATGCCTCCATTGCGACCTCACGCTCTGATGGCTCGCGGCCTTTTGGTGAACATGCCTTTGACCGCAGCAACGGTCGCATCCAGTTGTCGGCGGAGGATTCACAGACTGACCTGTTCTATGGTTACCAATCCAAGCAGTTCGGTTGGCCCAACTTGTACGTGCCCTACCGGAACGTCTTCGAGACGGAGAGTCTCCAGACAGTTCTCGCCCTGCTGAATCATCGCCAGGAACTCGGAGGCGGTGACTTCTTCAGTGCGGGCGCCTACTACCGGCGTAACAAGGACCATTACGTCTTCAACCGAGCCGAAGCCGGTGCATACAACCCCGCGTTCGGTACCTTCCCAAGTCGCCACACATCGTACACATGGGGAACAGGCTTCGAGGGTCAATGGACACAGGGGGAGGTGCGCTGGCTCGTCAGTGGCACAGGAGTCGCAGACAAGATCCGTTCGACCTCCCTGAACTTTGGCCGCTACCGGGCTCGCGACCAATACCGCGTTGTGGTGGCACCCGAGCGAACCTGGGCGACCGACAATGGCCGCTCAACCACCATTCAGGCGGGGCTCGCCTGGGATGACAGCAACCGCGGTGGGAGCACCTTTTCTCCGGTTGCCAAGCTGACTCTCGCCGGACTTGCCCCGGACAAGGGTCTTCACTCCCTCTACGCATCCTATTCACGATCCAATCAGCTTCCCACCTATTTCGCGCTTAACTCCCGCGCGACCAGCGGGCTCTTCCGTGGAAACCCCAACCTGGGTCGACAGATTTCCCAGAACCTCGAGATCGGAGCCACCGTCGGTCGCGGAGTCTGGACCGGGAACGTGGCGGTGTTCGCGAGGCGCGATGACGACCTGGTCGACTGGACATACAGTGCTTCCGCAACCAACGCCCGCACCGCAAACGCCGTCGACATCGACAACGCGGGCTTCGAGGCGGTACTCCGTCGCACCGGCGCCAGGCTGGACCTGGTGCTCAGCTACAGTGCCCTCACGAAAGACCCGGATTACGGTATCGCCAACGTTGACGCCAGCTTCTACGCCCTCAATTACCCGAAGCACCGCGCCACAGCCGCCGTGACCTGGCGAATCGGCGGGGGTTTCGAGGCCCGAATCGACAACGAGTGGCGTATCCAGGAGCCCAATACACTCCGAGGTTCCTCTCGCGACGCCTTCCTTTCATCAGTGGGACTTTATTACGCACCCCCTGCCGTCAAGGGGCTGCGACTTGCGGCCGAGGTCGAAAACCTCTGGAACGATGAATTTGAGGAAGTGCCTGCGGTGCCGGCCGCACGCAGGCAGGCATCCCTGGGCGTATCCTATTCGTGGTGA
- a CDS encoding zinc metallopeptidase has product MTTPLAFSFLPNAVVLVLLLLTFVFALYAQMRVSSAYNKNVKIPSRGGITGREAAQLVMRRAGITDVTIEETDGYLSDHYDPSHKRLVLSTDNYRGTSLAALGVAAHEAGHAIQHKVGYSMLRTRMALVPVTMITSQMLPFIMIGGFFFGGLGGIMLDIGILCYAVLTLFHLVTLPVEFDASRRAKVELAGLGIIDRDEAPGVSETLNAAALTYVAAFMSSLMHLIHLLLLRRSDD; this is encoded by the coding sequence ATGACAACGCCTCTCGCATTCTCGTTCCTGCCTAACGCGGTCGTCCTTGTTCTGCTGCTTCTGACGTTTGTTTTTGCGTTGTACGCGCAAATGCGCGTCTCGAGCGCCTATAACAAGAACGTCAAGATCCCTTCGCGCGGTGGCATCACAGGTCGCGAGGCGGCCCAGTTGGTGATGCGTCGTGCCGGAATAACGGACGTCACCATCGAGGAAACCGACGGCTACCTCTCCGACCATTACGATCCTTCGCACAAGCGTCTCGTGCTTTCGACCGACAATTATCGCGGCACGAGTCTCGCTGCCCTGGGCGTAGCGGCCCACGAAGCAGGTCATGCGATCCAGCACAAGGTCGGCTATTCAATGCTCCGCACGCGCATGGCCCTGGTGCCCGTCACCATGATCACCTCGCAGATGCTGCCCTTCATCATGATCGGTGGCTTCTTCTTCGGTGGCCTCGGTGGCATCATGCTCGATATTGGCATCCTGTGCTACGCGGTCCTGACACTGTTCCACCTCGTCACGCTTCCGGTGGAGTTTGACGCGTCCCGCCGCGCAAAGGTTGAACTTGCCGGGCTTGGCATCATCGACCGCGACGAAGCTCCTGGCGTGTCTGAGACTCTGAATGCCGCCGCCCTCACGTACGTGGCTGCCTTCATGAGCTCGCTGATGCACCTGATTCATCTCCTGCTGCTCCGCCGCAGCGACGATTAA
- a CDS encoding zinc-binding dehydrogenase, with product MKALVLRDVKQLHLVDVPEPAPAKGELLVSLKAAALNHRDEWIRQGQYAGLKFPVVLGSDGAGIVTGLGEGVDPSWLGKEVIINPSLGWGLSQHAQGPGFSILGMPRDGTFAEKVAVPGEQLAPKPSHLSWEEAAALPLAGLTAFRALATRAQLASGEKLLITGIGGGAALFALQIAKGLGARVWVTSSSEEKIGRAVSLGAEGGFLYTDPAWVAEAKKEIGGSGPQVIVDSAGGAGFDALLDLAAPGGRIVFFGGTRGVIPNLAPRKVFSKQLDLLGTTMGSPADWMGLLKLVEQTQLRPIVSEVFPLAQGEEAFLRMETSSQFGKLVLTIGE from the coding sequence ATGAAAGCCCTGGTCCTGAGAGACGTTAAGCAACTGCACCTCGTCGATGTGCCGGAGCCTGCTCCTGCCAAGGGTGAATTGCTCGTCTCGCTGAAGGCCGCTGCGCTGAACCACCGCGACGAGTGGATTAGGCAGGGCCAGTATGCCGGGTTGAAATTCCCAGTCGTGCTTGGATCTGACGGCGCGGGAATTGTGACAGGATTGGGCGAGGGGGTCGACCCGAGCTGGTTGGGCAAGGAGGTGATCATCAACCCCTCGCTCGGCTGGGGGCTTTCGCAACATGCCCAGGGCCCCGGGTTTTCAATCTTGGGTATGCCGAGGGACGGGACGTTTGCGGAGAAGGTGGCGGTGCCGGGCGAACAACTCGCGCCGAAGCCGAGCCATCTGAGCTGGGAGGAGGCAGCCGCACTTCCCCTCGCCGGGCTCACGGCGTTCCGGGCGCTTGCCACACGCGCTCAACTGGCGTCGGGAGAAAAACTGCTGATCACGGGGATTGGCGGTGGTGCGGCGCTGTTCGCACTGCAGATCGCGAAGGGCCTGGGCGCACGCGTATGGGTGACTTCCAGTTCCGAGGAGAAAATCGGACGTGCAGTTTCTCTCGGTGCCGAGGGCGGATTTCTTTACACCGACCCAGCCTGGGTTGCGGAAGCGAAGAAGGAGATAGGCGGCTCGGGGCCCCAGGTGATTGTGGATAGTGCGGGCGGTGCGGGCTTCGACGCCTTGCTGGACTTGGCCGCACCCGGGGGCCGGATCGTTTTCTTCGGCGGTACACGGGGTGTGATCCCGAATCTTGCACCGAGGAAGGTGTTTTCGAAGCAACTCGACCTGCTCGGTACCACCATGGGGAGTCCGGCGGACTGGATGGGCTTACTAAAGCTTGTCGAGCAAACACAACTCCGCCCCATCGTCAGCGAGGTGTTCCCGCTGGCACAGGGCGAGGAGGCGTTTCTTCGGATGGAGACGAGCAGTCAGTTCGGAAAGTTGGTTCTGACGATCGGAGAATGA
- a CDS encoding DUF4252 domain-containing protein, whose translation MKKTLALVTLIAAGFSTAFAAEPKLSPMVSVDLGPALLGFVGTCAKAKDGEAADLIKTLKSVRVKVYEFEGTEANMVDIQRQVRGQSSIPLDSNWNQIVSVNKPDEALVEIHVRMKNADEVSGIVAAIANQERKGVLIEIEGDIRADQVEKLVRRIPVEGVPGLPTAPAAPTAPAKA comes from the coding sequence ATGAAGAAAACACTCGCTCTCGTTACTCTCATCGCGGCCGGCTTCTCGACCGCTTTTGCCGCAGAACCCAAGCTCTCCCCGATGGTCTCAGTCGACCTCGGACCCGCCCTTCTCGGCTTCGTTGGAACCTGCGCCAAGGCCAAGGACGGCGAAGCGGCTGATCTGATCAAAACCCTCAAGAGCGTACGCGTGAAGGTGTACGAGTTTGAAGGCACGGAAGCCAACATGGTCGACATCCAGCGCCAGGTCCGCGGGCAAAGCTCCATTCCGCTCGACTCAAATTGGAACCAGATCGTCTCCGTGAACAAACCCGACGAGGCGCTCGTCGAGATTCACGTGCGGATGAAGAATGCAGATGAAGTCTCCGGGATCGTTGCCGCCATCGCGAACCAAGAACGCAAAGGCGTACTCATTGAGATCGAGGGCGACATCCGCGCTGATCAGGTCGAAAAGCTGGTCCGCCGCATCCCAGTGGAAGGTGTGCCAGGCTTGCCGACGGCTCCCGCGGCCCCCACTGCACCGGCAAAGGCCTGA
- the sufT gene encoding putative Fe-S cluster assembly protein SufT, translated as MTNEDRNRILSRDVTATQIPSGDKHSLFKGESVFIHQVLGGSYTVQTSAGLYRIDGKDADSIGEQVVEHKVEASTLADGAPDPEAVWDQLRRVFDPEIPVNIVDLGLVYSMDIDKQDEGGYKVNVAMTLTAPGCGMGPAIAADAKDKILLVPGVAAADVRITWEPPWNQSMISEEGKMKLGLI; from the coding sequence ATGACCAACGAAGACCGCAACCGCATCCTGAGTCGCGACGTCACCGCGACCCAGATCCCGTCGGGCGACAAGCACTCGCTCTTCAAGGGAGAGTCCGTGTTTATTCACCAGGTGCTCGGTGGCAGCTACACCGTGCAGACGAGCGCCGGTCTCTACCGCATCGACGGCAAGGATGCCGATTCGATCGGGGAGCAAGTCGTAGAGCACAAGGTGGAGGCATCCACCTTGGCCGATGGCGCACCCGATCCCGAGGCGGTTTGGGACCAATTGCGGCGTGTCTTTGATCCGGAGATTCCCGTTAACATCGTCGACCTCGGCCTGGTTTACTCGATGGACATCGATAAACAGGACGAAGGTGGCTATAAGGTGAACGTCGCAATGACCCTCACGGCTCCTGGTTGCGGCATGGGCCCCGCCATCGCCGCAGATGCGAAGGACAAAATTCTCCTGGTGCCCGGCGTGGCAGCCGCCGATGTGCGCATCACCTGGGAACCACCCTGGAACCAGTCGATGATCTCCGAGGAAGGAAAGATGAAGCTGGGGCTGATCTGA